From Ammospiza caudacuta isolate bAmmCau1 chromosome 24, bAmmCau1.pri, whole genome shotgun sequence:
CCAAACCCTCTCCATGatccccacaaaaaaaccaccccaaaaccccagggtgggggctgcagggcctggtgctgctgtggaaagtGAGTGAAGCTGGCTCTGAAGTTCACCCTGGAGCTTCCGAGCAGCAGCTTGGGCTGATCTGATTTCTCAAACCATGATAAGGAGTTTCTGTCTTATGATCCCTCAGCACTATAAATAGGCTGAGTTTGTGTTATAGGTCAGAGTTTTGGGTGATAAATCATGACAAAGTCAATATTCTCCAGAAGATCCCACCCAAGTAATACCAGAACTAGAAAAAAGAAACTCCTCAAAGCAGCAGTTGTGCAATGAACTGCTCAGGGCAAGAGTTGCTCAAAATTGCTTCTGTAGAAGGctcaaaaagcaaaaagaaaaaggcagtgCGAGTGATATTGGGGCCAATGGATTATatattctgggtttttttcgCGTACTTTTACACTTTTAGTTATCTGCAAAGAAACTCACTTGGAGCACACAGTCCCCACTCCTGAGACTCCAGTGCCAAGATAATGTTGGTTTCTCTAAGGACAGTGCTGTGAACATCATAAAATTCCTGTCAGCAGCTGATTTCAGGGGAaataaaagagataaaaatagaGCAACACCTCTGTTTGCTTTGTGGAGTGGGAAAAGCCCCGTGAGGGTGGTGGCAGCATCGCTGACCTCACCCAGGACTCCTCACACACCTCAGAGAAAGGCTTAAAATGGCAAAACCATGGAAAATAGGGAATAAAGCAGAGCTTGCTCTTCTAGGTTGGCAGAGGGCACCCTGGAATAACAGGGGGGATATTAAATTTGGATATTATCCAGTCTCTGCCTTAGGCTGCAGCAGAATTGCAAATATTGGGAGGTTTATGTGTGCCATTGAAAAGTGCAAATACTTCTCAGTTAAATTTATCACCAAAGCTGAATCTGCAGAGGAGAGAAGGTCTCCATCACTTGATTCTTTCATGTGGACAATTCCAGAAAGTTCCAGCTTAATTTAGATCACATGGAAGTTCTGGACCTTCTAAGAACTTCTTATGTAACATTAGCAATCTCTGTGTCACATTAGCAGTCACATCAAAGTCCAATGACTCCAATTCATGATTAATAACCCATTTCTGGACAAGATAAACCGATGACATTGGTTAAATTTCCAAAGAGCAATTTGGGATTTACCTGTTGAGGTCGACGTGAGTCACGCCATGAGTCCTGAGCAGGTTTCCACATTTGAAATTTCCGACGTCACGCCTCGCCTGgccagtaggaaaaaaaatcttgaaaaaaacacaaagcagagcaCTTGGTGCTTCATGAGGAACTGTTAGTCATCAGCACTGGGCTGCTGAGAGAGCAGTGCCATGGCTTCAAACGCGGGGTGAAGGAAAGGCCACCAAGTCCTTACTTCCCCCATGAGCGTCACTGGCAGGAGATCATCCAGATCTGGAGGGATGAGAAATGGGGAATTTctaaaaaagagagaaacaacaacaacactGTGACAGCCTGGAAATGGAGGGGATACTTCAAGTTATGCCTAGAATAGATTGtgcagaaaatcacagaatcacaaaccactgaggctggaaaagacctctgagatcatctagtccagcctgTGACTGATCCCTGCCTTGTCACCAGACCAGAGCACTGAAGGCCATGTCCAACATTCCTTGACCACCTCAAGAGATGGTGaaacccttccagggatggtgaaaCCCTTCTGGGGATGGTgaaacccctccagggatgctgaAACCCCTCCAAGGACAGTGAAACCCTTCCAGAGATGGTGATACCCCTCCAAGGATGGTGAAAccattccagggatggtgaaaacccttccagggatggtgaaaacccttccagggatggtgaaacacctccagggatggcaaAACCCTTCCAGAAACCCATCCAGGGATGGTGCTACTCAACATCCCTCTGTCCAAAAGCAATGCAGAGGCCAAGAAGGCAAAAAATCCCGTAAAAATTTGTCACAGCAAACTGTGCCAAAATAAGAAAAGGCCCTTCAATTATCAGGGCGAGGTGCCACCCTGCTCCAGTAGTGGACTCTGAGGATATCCAagcccaaaccctgcccagacCATGTCCAGGACCAACCTTTCCTCTTGGCAAATTGTGGGAGAGCATGTTTGCCCAGGGGCCTCTGTTTCAGTGCAGAAGCAGCACTTGCTGCCCTGCTGTTTCTGGTGAACTCCCTGCTGTCAGAACCTCGTGGGTGTCAGGATCTCTcgctgctcacagtgaccccaagaaaagttgaaaagtctcttttcccagcctggcccttgAAGAATGAGTTGGAGCTCGTAATTTCTCGGTCTCAAgattgtttattgtatcttatctataaaacattttctcctgccctgacGAGGtcagctcagcaagacagtcccGGCattctgcctgcccccagggcagtgttatctttttatactaaaaactacctgtacaatatttacaattactttccaacaCCTATCACccatgttagacagtgagcttctactctaaaccaatgcaaaagtgccaacatcacagcagaagatggaggccaagaagaagaaggagaaaggctggacatgcccagatccctccatcttgcgtcctgaacccccataccaaaaaccccaaaatctacttttccaccccgtgataacttcactaatattctacttaaactgttgtggcttgctgatcttcatataaggttggtaatttgggccataatcaaacccacaggcgttttgggctctgtgccagggtctctgagccccctggcaggggtcttggctgttctggacagccagagggatgttctgggttcccACATGTGGGAGGTGGGGTAAAAGCACAGGAATGGCTTTTGAGGAACACACGTTCTCCTTCCTGAAGCGATCTTTCTTGGCAAAGCCGAGAGCCGTTTCCTAAAGGTTCAGCGCTACACCCACAGCCCCCGGACACTCTTTAGGAAAAAAGGTGTTTTCTTCATTCATGAAGCTCTCTGTAGTAGAGCAGCCACCGCCTTTCCACAGcgctcagcagggctgagtcACAGCGAAACTGCACCGTCAAGATCCCTGACGAGGCAGAGGAAACGCAGGTAAACACAGCAGAGAGTCGCCCTGCGCACGCCAGAGTTTCCTCTGCGGAACGGGCACGGCTGCCTGacgctgctgccagccccaaaacATGGCCCAGGCTTCCACCACGGGCTGCAGGGGAATTGCACAAGAGCCAGAAGCACACTGGGGATGTCACATGTGACTTCATGGAGAGGCAGGGTGGCTCCAAACAAGGGGAGGCTGGAAATGAGCgctcagctgctgggcagggtgggaggaGATCCCAAAGCTATGGGGCTGCTCCATCTCCTGTTGGTGCCTAggttggatgttaggaaaaggttttttattggaagagtgataaagttctggaatggtctgcctggggagctagtgcagtcaccatccctggatgtgtttaacaaagcctggatgtggcactgggtgccagggttgagttggggttttggggctgggttgAACTCGATGACGTTGAACGTatcttccaacctggtcattcttctcttctcttctcttctcttctcttctcttctcttctcttctcttctcttctcttctcttctcttctcttctcttctcttctcttctcttctcttctcttctcctctcttctcttctcttctcttctcttctcttctcttctcttctcttctcttctcttctcttctcttctctcttttctcttcttttctgttctctctcttctcctcccttctcttccctgtaccccataaaaaccccagcTCCTAAACCCTCAGCTGAGGCTGAGCAGCCCTTCCAGTGCAGGGGAGATCCAGAGGCTGCATCCTTCCCTGAAGGGATTTGGATTAGCTCCAGGATTTGAGGATCCAGGAGTACATAAACCAATCTCACACATCAGTTTCCACACCCTGGTGAAGCCTCAGCAGCCACCCAGGTCTTGGTACTGAAGATTTATTGGGCCCTGGCAGGTTCAAATTAAtgcaaaagaagcaaaaatccCCTGTGGGAtcccaggggcaggagggatCCTGCCTGTGGGATTTAAGACTAATTTTGTCCGAGCTTTCAGCCCTTCTCCTTTCAGATGGATTCTGCTGACAGTCAagaggaaaaaccccacagctgaTTTAGAGCAGGGGAACAAAAATGGGTCACCAAAACCATGACCCAGGCCATGATTCAGCTGCACTGATGTCCCTGCAATgagtgcccaggagcagcttccCCATCGACTCTGGAAGAGGCAACACcaacagaaaaaaggaaaacaaatcacAAAATCCCACACTTTCCCTGCCTCAGATTCTCCACTTGCTGATGGTTCATCCCCTTTGCTCCTACACGTGTGCATGCCAACCattcctctctcctgctcctaaaaataaagtgaaaaaactCCCAGTATGCAGGAACAAACAATACTTTGCATTTTCCAGCAAAGAATTCCCTCTCAGAGGTTCAAAAATTCAACTTCAAAGAAGATCAGTGTGATGAAGGAGATGAGAATTTATGGGATTTGTTCCCTAATGGAGGAAGGCTTCCCTACTGGGAAGAATGAACTCTTTTAAGATAACAAGACGGATTTCAAGGAAAATCCCCTGATTTCAGAAAAGCCAAATTTATCTCCGCTCTCACTTTCTTGCATGCCAAATTCCTGAATAAATAAGTGAAATCTTTATCCCAAGGAAGCAGGGGGTGTGGGCTAAAATAGAtacagaaagagaaggagaaaagagagggaaacGGAAAATGGAGACGTCACAGGAATTCTCTGTGCCTCCAAAGGGACAATTTTATCACAGCTGGGACAATAAGTCCCAGCTAAGACAGGACACGCTGCTgcttggatggggctgctgTCCATTTCTAGGAAACAAAATAAGATTTCAAAAGCctggaaaatgaatttttatgaGCTGCTCACACACTTTAACACCAGGCATCAAAGAAGTGGCACAAATCCTGATCCTCCCCTGGGATCCCTTTGGAATCCAGCTGATATTTGGGAGCACAAACTGAGCTTGCTGAGCAATGAAAATTCATATTTGCTTCAGATGACATGTGcattaactggaaaaaaaacacccaaatgaattaaaaatgaagatTTCAGTTCGTGATGTGTGTTTGCAGATTAGAATACCAAAGGAAGAGACAGAGAATTTGTACAGTTCATGAAAAGCAATTCTGCTGAGTGATGCTCTCTGCAGGTTTGACACTGAGATTTAAAAGTAgcaacactttttttccccccctaaCAATACAACATtgatctaaaaataaaatatggaaCTGTGAGAATAAATGAACATCACACAGCACCTTGGCTTCTTTGTGTGTCTCTGCAGCTTTCCTCCTCAGCCACAGCTAAATTTACAAGAAACAagcaatgtaaaaaaaaaaaaaaaatgcagagtcTAAGCACAAAAAAATTGATGGGGTGTGAGGAGAGGACAGGAAACCCAAGTTGACGGGAAACCCAAGTGACATTTGGGCTTAATACTGACTTAAAACCCCAATATTGCTCGTCAGGAAATGGGGAGAGGAAATGGAGTGATGTATAAATTAGGGGCTCCATCAAGGTGAAAGCTGCAGATCTGCTTTGTACCCTCCCAGGGGGGAtccagctgagagctgcagcagaggggaaatctgcagaacaggatGAGGACCTGCTccaggggcacagctgtgcccatcctgctgctcctgctgctgctgctgggcactgcccgcgcccagccctcctgcctgcGCTTCCCCGAGCTGCTGCCCGCCAAGCTCAAAGAGCTCAGGATCAAGTTTGAGGAAATTAAGGATTATTTTGTAAGTATTGGTATTTCATCTTCTcgtttttttatctttcttgcAAAGTTCTGGGATCTGGAGGAGGGGGAAGTTTCCTCCCTGCAGAAATGATTTGGTTGTGTTGCGTTAAGAGCAGCTCAGTTTCGTTGCTCGCTGAGAGAAAATCTGTCAAAGAGCCGTGGCTCAAATTTGAGGAAATCAGGGATTATTTTGTAAGTATTGTTATTTTATCTTCTGGTTTCTTTACCTGTCTTGCAAAGTTCTGGGATCTGGAGGAGGGGGAAGTTTCCTCCCAGCAGAAATTATTTGGTTAAGAGCAGCTCAATTTCGTTGCTCACTGAGAGAAAATCTGTCCAAGAGTCAAAGAGCTCAGGCTCAAATTTGAGTAAATTAAGGATTATTTTGTAAGAATTGTTATTTTATCTTCTGGTTTCTTTACCTTCTGGATCTGGAGGAGGGGGAAGTTTCCTCCCAGCAGAAATGATTTGGTTGTGTTGCGTTAAGAGCAGATCAGTTTCGTTGCTCACTGAGAGAAAATCTGTCAGGCtcttcttcctattttttttattaacaatGAACTCGAGGTTTCACAATGAACGTCTGCAAACCTTTCCAGCCAAGCTTCCCCCAAAATATTGCAAACCAAGTTAATCACTGAATTAATAGGAAGGAAATCATTTTTTCTTCAGGGCAACAAGGTCCAGCCCTGCTGAAGTCAGTGCCAGGTGAAAAGGGAAACCTTttgctgcagatttttttaatttgaaagaaccaaaaaacctgcacagggtgttttATAAGGGGAGGAGCACAACACCAGCACCGGTACCTGTGCAAGGTCCCTGCCCTGCATCTCAGGAgcctcagggctgagcaaacaGCCCATGGTGCCCTCAGAGCATCTGTCCTGGCTGATAGAGGTGTTTGGTCACAGCCCTGTTGCTGTTTTAGTCCATGTCAATGTGTTCTAGCAATAAACCAAGATAATTCTCCAGATCAAATCTCAAGTTCATGTgtcatggtttgtgtttgtcaCCAAACGAACGCAGCCAAGATTTCAGATGTTCAGCTGTGAATCTCACAGATAATGCTGGGAAGGAATATTTTGAACCTCTCAGGACAGCTTTAAAGGCTTTAATTCTTTGAGTGGTGCCAGCCCACCCCACTGGTGCCACAGAAGCACCATGAGAACAAACTCCCATTTCCCCATCAACAGGAGTTACAGGGGTAACCACACCAGGGCACTgaccctcctgccctggcagagagGCTGggggggctgccagggctgccagggctctgccaccccTCTGGGCAGCtttgctgtctgcagcagcgCCCTCAGACAGCACCCTGTGCAGCTCAGGGGTTTCACATGGACAAACTCAATGGCACCAAAGGCTGTGATTGCATTTTCCTGCTGGCCTGACCCAACACACGTTCAGTGGCACCAAAGGCTGGgatttcattttcctgctggCATGACCCAGCAGTCCTTGTGCTGCCAGCTGTGGAGCAGAGTGACCCCGCTGCCTGTGCCACTGTGCTCTGTCACACCTGCACTGGGCGCCCTttgcctctgctgcagggagaCTCTAAATGCAAACAAGGGAAGGATCATTCGTTAGGAAATGGAAAGAGTGAAAAGCTCATTTCTCAATTCAATTCTCAATTCATTTTTCAATTCCATTCTCCCCCAGCAATCAAAAGATGATGACCTCAGCATCCAACTGCTCAGCTCTGACCTGCTGGAGGAAATCAAGGTAAGAATCTAAATCCCTTGCTggttcctcctccttccccctccttGGGCAGGCGTTTCACAAGAAGGGAAGCCAGCTGGAAACGGGGCCAcgtgctgctgtcaccctgcaggGACACGTGTGGCTGTGGTGGGGCTGGCACGAGGCTGCCCCGTGGCCAGGGTGGCTCCCACACCCTGCTCTGGTCAGGACAAACTCTGGCCCAGCTCTGGTTTGTCCAAACCCACCTGTGATTGTGTTCACAagggtcttaggatgagggaagagacgagaatgttgactccatgtttcagaaggctggatttattattttattatatgatatatataatataatataatataatataatataatataatataatataatataatataatataatataaatataaatattataataatactatttatatttattatatcaattatattatttctttctattatatttgttatttatattataataatataaatgatatattataataattataatatattatataatgtataatatagtatatactATGTATAATAATGTAACGTGTAATATGATATAATAATCTATAATagaatatattaataatatattaatatatattagtGATATTATAAtctataatatattaatatattaatgaTATAATAAtctataataaaataatagtataatatatatattatgatACATATtatgttaaaactatactaaaataatagaagaaaggattccatcagaaggctggctaagaacagaaaaagaatgataacaaaggcttgtgactgatTGAGACAGTtcaagccagctgactgtgattggccattaatcagaaacaaccacatgagaccaatcccagatgcacctgttgcattccacagcagcagataaccattgtttgcattttgttcctgaggcctctcagattctcaggaggaaaaaccctaaggaaaggatttttcaggaaatatcatggctacagcACCCCTGGTGCTGTTGGCCATCCCCAATGAGGTttccccctcctgtccccaggggagCCTGGGCTGCCAGTCGGTGTCGGAGATGATGGAATTCTACCTGGAGGAGGTTCTGCCCAGGgccatgaggagcagcagccagcaccagcacagcatgGGCGACCTGGGCAACCTCCTGCTGAACCTCAGAGCCATGATGAGACGCTGTGTGagtggggctcagcagcctggggacactgcctgGGGGCAGGGCAGGTCtggggggtgggatggggtcCAGGGGTCCAGGCTGGCAGGGGTTGTGGGGTCCAGGATGGGCTTTGTGGGATCCAAGGGTCCAGGATGGGGTTTGTGGGATCCAGGGGTCCAGGATGGGGTTTGTGGGATCCAAGGGTCCAAGATGGGGTTTGTGGGATCCAGGGGTCCAGGATGGGGTTTGTGGGATCCAAGGGTCCAAGATGGGGTTTGTGGGATCTAGGGGTCCAGGATGGGGTTTGTGGGATCCAAGGGTCCAGGATGGGGTTTGTGGGATCCAGGGGTCCAGGATGGGGTTTATGGGATTCAGAGGTCCAGGTAGGCAGGGTCTGTGGGATTCAGGGTTCCAGGATGGAGTTTGTAGGACCCAGGATGGTGTTTGTGGGATCCAGGgctccaggcaggcagggcttgTGGGATCCAGGGATCCAGGATGGGGTTTGTAGGATCCAGGATGGGGTTTGTGGGATCCAGGGATCCAGGATGGGGTTTGTGGGATCTAGGGgtccaggcaggcagggcttgTGGGATCCAGGGATCCATCCAGGCTCAGTGTGTGGGACCCAGGGGCACAGGATGGCATTTGTGGGATCCAGAATGGGGtttgtgcccacagcagctcaggatgATGGTGCAGGAGCACTTggtgcagccagccctgctccagcctggctggacagacaaagggagggcaggaggagatCTGTCCCTTACctgggtgctggagctgctgaaatcACACCTGGCGTGGCCAtgagcccatccctggggtCAGATGGGACAAACCCTGTCCCATAAAGGGATCTCCTGTCCTCAGGgactggcagcagggacacagggctggggacaggctggggaaaaGCTGGGGTGACTCCAGGCTCCTTCAGCAGGGCACAGTGCAAACCTGCTGGAATTTGCACTCAGGGGAGGGCAaggtggggagcagcagtgccaggggacaggaggaggggacagccaccagcagagccctggggagggaTCCTGGGGCTGAGGCCGTGCTCTGGTGTCCCTTTGCAGCACAAATTCTTCACCtgtgaggagaggagcaggagcatgGAGCACGTCAAGGAGGCCTACAGCAGGGTAAGGAACAGGAGGAACCTCctgacacagcagggcagggggctcagggggggaACAGAACCCAAAAATGTCTCGAATCACATAAATTCTTGCTGCAGAGAGCGAGAATCTGGTGGGAATTCtggaacagggatgggaattctggaacagggatgggaattCTGGAGTAAGGGGTGGGAATTCTGGAGTAAGGGGTGGGAATTCTGGAGGAAGGATGGGAATTCTGGAGCAAAGGTGGGAATTCTGGAGTGAGGGTAGGAATTCTGGAGTAAAGGTGGGAATTCTGGAGGAAGGGTGGGAAttctggagcagggatgggaattcTGGAGCAAGGTTGGGAAttctggagcagggatgggaattcTGGAGCAAGGTTGGGAATTCTGGAGTAGGGATGGGAACTCTGGAGGAAGGGTGAGAATTCTGGAGTAGGGATGGGAATTCTGGAATTCCCAGGGGATTGGGCAGAGAAGCTGGAGGTGTCCATGGAAGGAGAATTTGTCCAGGCATTGTCCATCACATATCTGTGACAGCCCTGGCTTTCCCCTGCAGATGAAGAAGAATGGACTCTACAAGGCCATGGGAGAGTTTGACATCTTCATCAACTACATTGAAAGATATTTAACAATGAGGAGAAGGAACTGAGAGCACCCCTGGGTCTGCATTTTCCGCACCAAATCCTGTTACttctttaaaaatcactttaGGCTGCAAGAACTCAAGTTATCTCAAGGTTCAGGTTAAGAGTTACAGGTCAATAACTTCCAGCTTAATATTGTATTTAAGAGCtatttttgtaataattttGTAATAGttgaatttattatttattacttCCAATACCTCAGTGTTGATGTTTACAGTATGTTTTGAAGAAAGGAGTGATGAGCTTGTAAATTACtatttattgtttaatattttaatattgtttattGTAGTGCTATTTTATTCATAGCTTCAAAACGTccaaagcagcatttttctgGAGGGCAGACAATGAGCTGAGCTTATCCCAAATGAATTAGGAGCAATGCCAACTCTGAGTtcaacaaaattttattttaggcAAATTACTCTCTTCTCATGTCCtaaatctttatttatttatgcaatTAGGTGGTTTTATGttcaggaggagaaaaatccacagcaacagcatggcTGACTCTACTTTAGATTTCA
This genomic window contains:
- the IL10 gene encoding interleukin-10, producing the protein MSPEQVSTFEISDVTPRLATLSRAESQRNCTVKIPDEAEETQPSCLRFPELLPAKLKELRIKFEEIKDYFQSKDDDLSIQLLSSDLLEEIKGSLGCQSVSEMMEFYLEEVLPRAMRSSSQHQHSMGDLGNLLLNLRAMMRRCHKFFTCEERSRSMEHVKEAYSRMKKNGLYKAMGEFDIFINYIERYLTMRRRN